Genomic segment of Bradyrhizobium diazoefficiens:
GGCGAGTTCAAGGCCATGCCCACCTGGGGCGATCTCGCCCAACTCTATTCCGGCCGCGTGACCGGACTGATCCTGAGCTTCATCATCGCCGGCGTGTTCTGGATCAGCCATCACCGCCGGCTCGCCCGCCAGCCGGAAGCGGGCCGCCACATCGTGCTGCTCAACCTGATGTTCCTGCTGTCGATCGTCCTGCTGCCGGTGACCAACGGCCTTTATGGCAATTACGGCATGAGCAGCGCGGTGGCCGTGCTGTTTGGTCTGCATCTCACTGTCATCGCCGGCCTGAATGCCACGCTGT
This window contains:
- a CDS encoding TMEM175 family protein, with translation MADPTHDLFEMRRLESLSNTIFGVAMTLLANNLPKAGEFKAMPTWGDLAQLYSGRVTGLILSFIIAGVFWISHHRRLARQPEAGRHIVLLNLMFLLSIVLLPVTNGLYGNYGMSSAVAVLFGLHLTVIAGLNATLWWLVHGFRHQLIAALFPLAVFLPGTVVASVAPQYASYFWFLAFGSLLIRRRMDAPTAGKT